A region of the Firmicutes bacterium HGW-Firmicutes-1 genome:
TCCATTGGTTTCCCACCTATATTCACCTTATGATCCTGCAGTTATACGTCTGATTAAAAAGATTATCGATGCAGGACATGAAGAGGGTATTTGGGTAGGCATGTGTGGTGAAGCAGCATCTGATCAAAAAGCAATTCCTCTTTGGTTAGGAATGGGACTCGATGAATTTAGTATGAGTGCCTCTGCCATATTAGAATCGAAATGGTTGATTCAAAATATTAGTAAGAAAGATGCGGAAACATTGTGTGAACGTATCATGTTACTTAACACCGCAGCTGATATTGAGGAAGCATTAAGAAAAAATATAGACCCTATGAAGTAAGTACCTACATTTTCGATAGACTCCCTTTGTATAATCCCTACAGAATCCTCCCCAGATTTTCTAGGGATTATATATTTAAATTTAAACAAAAAGGAGCAAAACAGATGAATTTATTTAAAATAACAAATAAGAAAGAATGGGACAATCTAAATAAGCTTATTGAAAGCACATGGGACGAAGAGAACAAAGATATCATAACAAGTATATGGCCAAATCATATCAATGCGTCAAATTCAAGAGGAATAGGAAAGGTTGAGAGAAGTTTGTTTATAATGTTTTCTAATATGAAATCATTTGTGCAAAATATAAAATTGGTAAGTAAAGAAATCCTGGAACTCATTAAACACCTATCTAGTGCTGATGAAGAGAATAGATCCATTCTTGACGAGGAAAAAAATATGCTTGATAAAATGCGGTATGAAGTCGAAAATCAAGTTGAACACATATCTCAAGCCAATCTTTTAGCAGATGAAATGTCGACTTCTCTTATAGAAACAGATACATTTGTACAAACAATGTCTAAAAGTGCGGAGCTTGCCTTTACAACTGCAGCTGAAGGACAAGACTCTATTCAAAACTCTATGACGCAGATGCACTGTATAAAAGAAGGTGCGAATAGTTTAGAGGAGGTTATTCAATCTCTTAAAAAACAATCCGTTGAAATTGGAAACATGAACGCGTTAATTACTCAAATTTCAGAACAGACCAATCTACTTGCGCTTAATGCAGCGATAGAAGCTGCAAGAGCGGGTGAACATGGAAGAGGGTTTGCTGTTGTAGCAGATGAAATTAGAAAATTAGCTTCTCAGACACAAGATTCTGCACACAATATTCAGTTTTTGACACAGAATATTCAAAGTGAAATAACTGTTGCAAGTGAATTGATTAAAGACGAACATGAGAAAGTAGATATCGGTATTGTGTCTTTTGAAGAGTCTGAGAAAGCCTTCGATATGATTGGTGAATATATCAATGAAGTGGTTATGAATATATTAGAAGTAATGAATTCGGTGGGTAAGACTCAAATTTCCAGCAAAAGTGTAGTTGAAAAATTAGAAGAAGTTGGAGAATCAATGCATGTAGCTGTTGATTATACAGATGGGATGCTTAATGCCATTTCTAATCAAGTTCAAATATCTAAGGAGTCAAATGGTTTTATCGAACAATTAAGAAATATGAGTGGCTCTCTAGAATGAAGGATAAATGATCAACTATCCTCCTATTAAAATAATGTAAAATCAAAAGGCTTCAGAATGGTATCATTCAGGAGTTTTTTTGAATTTATCATTGACAAGTGCATACAAATGCACATATAATATTTTTATGAAGAAAATATTTAATTGCACAAAAAAAGTCAACGAACAAAATATTGATGACCTACTTAATGGAGATTTTTTCAAGATACTTAGTGAGCCAACAAGACTGAGTATTATAAAATATCTTATTATAAAGGGATCATCAGATGTAGGCACGATTGCTGAAAATTTTTCTCAAGATCGATCTGTTATTTCGAGGCACTTAAAAATGATGCAACAATCAGGGATACTTATTGTTGAAAAGTCCTCAAGGAATAAAGTATATACATTTGATGGATTTAATTTTCTTGAAAAGATGGAAGCATCAACAGCTAAGATACGAGAGCTTTTGGAAACGCATTGTATTTTACCAGAAAGTAAGCCTACAAATTAATTATTATTTTGACGGATATGTGCATTTGTGTGCAAGTATGCACGAAAGGAAATTCTATGACAACAGAAATTTTTTATTTTTCGGGATCTGGTAATTCTCTTTTTATAGCAAAATATCTAGGAGAAAGATTAGGAAATAGCAAGCTTACTTCGATAGCTAGTTTGAATAATAAAACAGAAATCAATTGTGAAGCTCAGACTATTGGAATTGTTTTTCCAGTCTATTTTATATCTATACCAGAGTATGTAAGTGATTTTTTGAAAAGGTTGAAAGTGGGTAAAGAGGCTTATGTTTTTGTTATTGCAAATGCAGGGGAAACGGTAGGAAATACGTTAATACATACAAAAAAAATATTAGCTAATAAAAGTATCACGATGTCAGCAGCATTTAAAGTCTATTTACCGGATAATAGCATCTTCTTTGCAACGGTAAAAAGCAAACATGAGTTGATGATGCTAGAATGCGAAAATCAATTGAAGGAGATCATTAAAAAAATTGTAAATAAAGAACTTATTGTTCCAGATAAAGAACCAATATATTATGCAAAGGCAACAGCGAATGTTGTTAAATTTTATTGTGAATATATCCTTGGGTTTGATGATTTTATAGTCGATGCCAAGGCCTGTATTGGTTGTGGATTGTGTGAGAGGGTATGTCCAGTGCAAAATATTAAATTAAAGGAAGGAATACCTAAATGGGAGGATCATTGTACCATGTGTTTCGCTTGCCTTCATTGGTGCCCAAAGCAAGCAATTGAACTCAAAAAGCAAAAGGTTCATCAAGATTTTCAATATACCAATCCCAAAATACAAGTTCAAGAAATGATTGAGAGGAATAATGATTAATACTATGATCAATTATTATAGTAATAGGGGATTCATTAACCAATATACATATTTTCATCAGAAATAAAATCAGCTACTTCAGAAATGATCTCTGATAATATTGTTTCATCTAAATTCAAAAGTTCCATGGCTGAATTGGAAAAATTATAGGCCAAACCATCTGAACCTATGTGTAGCCCCATCATCATAACCAAGCCATCTGCAACATGTGTTATTGCCACTAATTTTAAATTCAATTGAGCTTTTTCAGGTTGATGATGATAAGCGATTGCCTCAACTAAATCCTCAGGTAATTTCCATTTTTCTGCAATCCTAGCTCCAACTTGACAATGATTAAAACCTAGTATTTCTTCCTCTACTTCAAGGAATGGTTTATTACCTTCATTTATTTGATCCATGATATTTTGGAATTGGTCATTTAAGTAATGATCCAAAATAACCTTACCTATATCTTTTAACAAGCCCGCGGTATATGCTTGATCTGGTTGTGGGAATTTGATCTTTTTTGATATTACTCTAGCCGTAATTGCACATATTTGTGACTGTTTCCATAAAGCTTCTCGTTCTAAGGCATAACCTATTAGTTCTTTAGAGAGAACTGAACCTACCGAAGAGGCTAAGACCATACTTCGTATAGCTTGAAAGCCCAATAAGGTGGTTGCTTGTGAAACAGTTTTAATTTGTCTTGATACGCCAAAATAAGCCGAGTTTGCTAATTTTAGAACCTTGGTTGTAAAGCCTTGGTCTTTCAAAATTTCATTTTCTATATCACGAATATTTGTTTTTGGATCGTCGACCAGCTTTAGAATCTTGCTTACAGTCTGCGGAAAAATTGGAATTTCATCAATACGACTTACCAATTCGTTAAGGGTTATTGTGCCCACTATATTTAAACCTCCTTAAACAACGAAATAATACTATAATTATAACTTCGGGATATTAAATGAATATACTCTTTACAAGTTTATAATACCATATTATATTACTATAATCTATATATTTATCTAAAGGGTATCTAAAGGGGACAGGTACTTTTGACCTGTTTTGTCTTTTCTTTGTTCTGTGTGTTTTATCCTATATCTAAAGGGGATATCTAAAGGGTATCTAAAGGGGACAGGTACTTTTGACCTGTTTTGTTTTTTCTTTGTTTTGTGTATTTTATCCTAGAATTTTTGTTCTTAGTATTACACCTTGTCTTATACCTTGAATTCATTGCACTTTGATATTTGCTTTCAAAGTGTAAGACAAAAGTGCCTGACCCCATTGTCCCCCCATTGTCCCCATGTCTTAGCCAGCACTCATAGTTCAGATTGACGATTTTATATTGGAATGGTATAATTGTGCTGTCTATTGTAAAGAAATATTCGAGAAAGAAAGTGAGTTTAAATATGGTTTTAAAAATAAAGAATGTAGTATATAAAAGCGTTAAAACGAAGTTATCTTATATAGAAACAAAAATGAAGCAACTTGATAAATATCCAATATTACAATTGCTGACATTTTCAATAGTGTTAATTTTTGCATTAGAGATGTTGAGTCGGCGCTCAATTTTTAAAGGATTGGGATTTGTAATAGCTAATCCACTCATGTTTATATTCAATGTGTTGATCGTTTTATTAACATTATCCTTGACAATGATGTTCTCGAGAAAAAGTTTTTTACTTGTATTAATTTTGACCATATGGTTTGGACTTGGTATGATAAATTTTGTCTTATTGGGATTCAGAACTACACCACTAACGGCAATTGATTTTTATATATTAAAATCAGTATTTGGGATTATACATATATATCTTAATCCTTTTCAAATTATTTTGATTTTATTAATTGGTGTTGTTGTTATAGTAGCAATGATCTACTTATGGAAAAAAATGCCAAAGAATAAGGTTCAAGTTAGAATGCCATTGATTTATTTATGTGTTGTAGCTGTTTCGATGTTTATGGTGTCTAACATTTCCTTTAAAGTGAGCGCACTATCAAGTAACTTTGGTAATCTTGCAGAGGCTTATTCAGAATATGGTTTTGCATATTGTTTTTCTACGAGCCTATTTGATCGTGGAATAAATGAACCAGACGAGTATTCAGAAGAAAATATAGAGGCTGTTTTTAAAATTATTGAAAGCGAGTCGAATAAAACAACAAACAATTTAGAAGGCGGAAATATTGCTGGAGCTCGCCCCAACATTGTTATGGTTCAATTAGAATCTTTTTTTGATGTAAATCTTTTGCTCGACTTTTCTTTTTCAGAAAATCCGATACCCAATTTTACCCAATTGAAAAAGACGTATTCGTCTGGTTATCTTACGGTTCCTTCAATTGGTGCGGGCACTGCAAATACAGAATTTGAAATTATAACCGGCATGAATATTGAACACTTTGGTGCTGGTGAATATCCTTATAAAACTATTTTACAATCTACTACATGCGAAAGTATTTGTTTTAATTTAGACGAGCTCGGGTATCATAGCCATGCAATTCATAATAACACAGGAACTTTTTACGATCGAAATGCAGTCTTTCAAAAACTGGGTTTTGACAGTTATAGTTCTATTGAGTATATGAACAATGTTGAGTACAATCCTCTTGGATGGGCTAAAGATAATGTTTTAACAACTGAAATTCTTAAAGCACTTAATGCCAAAGAGACTCAAGATTTTATTTATGCAATATCGGTGCAACCTCATGGGAAATATCCAGATACGATTGTTGATGAAAATCAAAAGATAAAAGTGATACTAGACCCGAGTAAGAGACAACTTGAGGAAAATGGTTCGAAAAAAAACAATCCGGAAAGCAATTCGCTAGAAGATTACACAGAAGATACTGATTCAGAGAAGAGTGATATAGAGGAAATTGACATTGACGAAAGCTATATGATTGGATTTGATTATTTCGTGAATCAACTTGCTGAAACTGATAAATTTATTGGAGAGTTGATCGACGAGTTGTCTGTTTACGATGAGCCGACGGTAGTCGTCTTTTATGGGGACCATTTACCAGCCATGTCTTTTGAGAATGGTCATTTAGTAAACAATAATAAATTTCAAACCGAATATATCCTATGGAGTAATTTTCCAATGGAACAAACCAATCGCGATTTAAACGCCTATCAACTAAATGCATATGTGATGGAACGACTAGGTTATGATGAAGGAATTTTAACCAAATTTCACCAGACATATGAAGGTGAACCAGATTATCAAGAAGAGCTTGAGATTTTGCAATATGATATGCTATATGGAGATCGAAATGTATTTCAAGGAGAGAATCCCTATATAGAGAAAACAATTCAAATGGGTGTTTTTGAAGTTGTGGTAACGAATGTCTTAGAAAAAGGTGAAGTAATATTTATAGAAGGTGAGAATTTTACGCCATGGAGTGTTGTTTATATTGAGGAGGAACCAATGGAAACTCTGTATATCGATGAAAATACTTTGATTGTACCTTATGAAATATTTACGGATCAAGGTATTTATGTGGCACAAGTGAGCGATAATAATAAAATTCTCAGCCAAAGCAAAGAATGGAAGTCAATCAATTAAATTTTGCAGAGAAGAAATAGTGAAATAAAGGATAAAAAAACATTCAGGGGTTTGATTTTCTGAATGTTTTTTACTAGGCACGTGACTCGATCTAAATATTAACAGCATATAATTTTTCCGTAGCAAGCCTTGCATAATAATGGAAAAAGCAAAGAGGTTTGATTAACATTTCTAAAGTCAAAGAAGCTATAATATCAGCTTCTTTTTAGGTTAAATTTACTTGAAATAATAAATTGGCAGAAGTAGACACTATAAAGAGTTAGAAGAAGCAAAGGAGATATAGAATGAAAGATAGAAAAGAAATAATAGAAATAGGATGGAACTTAGACAACAGTTATGCTCGATTGCCAAAATCTTTTTTTACAAGTCTGAAACCAAGTCCTGTACGCTTGCCGAAGTTGATCATTCTCAATTCTGAGTTGGCAATATATCTTGGATTAAACGACCAAGGATTACAAAGTAATGATGGTGTAGCAGTACTTGCAGGCAACCAAGTTCCACAAAGCGCTTTGCCGCTTGCCCAAGCTTATGCAGGTCATCAATTTGGATATTTTACGATGTTAGGGGATGGAAGAGCAATGTTAATTGGTGAACAACTATCACCTTTAGGTCAACGATTTGATATTCAGCTCAAGGGTTCAGGTAGAACACCATACTCACGTCGGGGTGATGGTCGAGCCGCACTTGGACCGATGCTGCGTGAATATATTATCAGTGAAGCAATGCATGCGCTAGGTATTGCTACTACCCGTAGTTTGGCGGTAGTGACAACGGGTGAGTCAATCATTCGCGAAACAGAGCAACCTGGTGCTATCCTAACTCGGGTGGCTGCTAGCCATCTACGCGTCGGTACCTTTGAATACGTTTCAAAGTGGGGTACTATTCAAGATCTTCGTACCCTAGCAGATTATACAGTACAAAGACATTTTCCTGATGTTGATATTGATATAAATAAATATCTGATTTTACTTCAAGAAGTAATCAAACGACAGGCCGTACTGATTGCTAAGTGGCAACTAGTTGGATTTATTCACGGGGTTATGAACACCGACAATATGGCACTTAGTGGAGAAACCATTGATTATGGTCCTTGTGCTTTCATGGATACCTATGACCCAGAAACAGTATTCAGTTCCATTGATATTCAAGGCCGCTATGCCTATGGAAATCAGCCATATATTGCCGGATGGAATCTCACACGATTTGCTGAAACGCTATTACCGTTGCTACATGATAACCAGGAACAGGCTGTTAAGCTGGCTCAAGATGCAATTTCAGATTTCACTAAATTGTATCACAGTAATTGGCTTGCAGGTATGAGAGCAAAACTAGGCTTATTTAATGAAGAACCACAGGACGAAGCGCTTATTGAAGACCTACTTAGTATGATGAAGAAGTATCGTGTAGACTATACGAATACCTTCCTTGCATTAACATTTGATAAGCCTGAGGATACGCTTCTGTATGGCACCACGGACTTTGTGCAGTGGAAGGAACAATGGCAAGCTAGACTAGGTAGGCAGCAAGAGCTCAAAGATACCTCCTATCAGCTGATGCGAAACAATAATCCTGGTTTAATACCTCGGAATCACCAGGTAGAAGCGGCATTAGAAGTAGCAGTAAAACAAGGAGATTATAGCGTGATGGAACGTCTTCTTGATGCTCTTTCAAATCCCTATGCCCACGATATTAAACACGCTTATTATTCCACGCCCCAAACGACAACAACTTGTCCTTATCGAACCTTTTGCGGTACCTGATGTTTTTTATTAAAGGAACAATAATCCACTAGTATAGCAGGAGGAAATTTAGCATGTCTGTAACAATGAAAACACTTTTTGATTATGATAAAAAAGAAGAATTTCCAGTTAAATTGGCCGAATGGATTGGCCAAGTATTTTATGATATCCTTCCAGAGCACGGATATGAAGTCCGTGAGGAACAAATATTTACTGCTTTTCAACTTGCAGATGCAGTTTGTAAAAGAAATGTTCACTTAGCAGAAGCCGGACCCGGTACAGGCAAAACTTTCGCCTACCTACTTACAGCAATTGCATATGCTCGCTTCAGCGGGAAACCTGTAGTGATTGCATGTGCAACTACAGCACTCCAAGAACAACTTTCAGGCCCTAAGGGTGATATTTTGACCCTTGCTCATATACTTGGACTAGAGATAGATGCACGAATGGCAAAGGATCCACGTCAGTATATCTGCGATGCGAGAGTAAATGAATCTGAAAGCTTGCTTTTTGACAAATCAAATACAATGTCAAACGAGATTCATCAATGGTTAGCGAAAACGAATCGTGGTGAACGCTCTGAAATGCCACTTGTACCAGATCGTGTTTGGAAGCAGATTGGGTGGGATGAATATATGTCCTGTGATATGTGTTCTAGCCGTGGGTATTGTAAACTCGTTAAGGCAAGAGAACATTATCGACCTGCTAGAGATTTAATTATTGCTGATCATGGAATCTTCTTTGATGACCTATGGACACGAGATGAACGAATTGCTGATGGTAAATTACCTATCCTTCCCAGTTATGCAGCGGTCATTTTTGATGAGGGGCATAAAGTAATACTTCCAGCAGCCATGCATGCAGGAGAACAAATTATTAAGGAGGATATAGATACGATTACGGTATCTATAGAACATATCCAGGGTGCTAGGGAATCACTGATATCGATTACAGATGCTTTGGAACAAGCTTCTTCTGATTTTTTTAGTAAGCTTCATCAATGTGTGATCCCAGATGAAAGTTCGAATCGATTAGCACTTAAGGTAGATGATACATTACTTAAAGTAGCGAATACTTTTCATAAAGCGTTAGATCATCTGTTACTCGAATTTCAAATTGAGCAAGAACTATATATAGAATCTCTACCTGCTTATTTACTACAAACATATGAAGCTCAAATTGAAAGGG
Encoded here:
- a CDS encoding phosphoenolpyruvate--protein phosphotransferase: PLVSHLYSPYDPAVIRLIKKIIDAGHEEGIWVGMCGEAASDQKAIPLWLGMGLDEFSMSASAILESKWLIQNISKKDAETLCERIMLLNTAADIEEALRKNIDPMK
- a CDS encoding transcriptional regulator produces the protein MNLSLTSAYKCTYNIFMKKIFNCTKKVNEQNIDDLLNGDFFKILSEPTRLSIIKYLIIKGSSDVGTIAENFSQDRSVISRHLKMMQQSGILIVEKSSRNKVYTFDGFNFLEKMEASTAKIRELLETHCILPESKPTN
- a CDS encoding hydrolase, which gives rise to MGTITLNELVSRIDEIPIFPQTVSKILKLVDDPKTNIRDIENEILKDQGFTTKVLKLANSAYFGVSRQIKTVSQATTLLGFQAIRSMVLASSVGSVLSKELIGYALEREALWKQSQICAITARVISKKIKFPQPDQAYTAGLLKDIGKVILDHYLNDQFQNIMDQINEGNKPFLEVEEEILGFNHCQVGARIAEKWKLPEDLVEAIAYHHQPEKAQLNLKLVAITHVADGLVMMMGLHIGSDGLAYNFSNSAMELLNLDETILSEIISEVADFISDENMYIG
- a CDS encoding arylsulfatase produces the protein MVLKIKNVVYKSVKTKLSYIETKMKQLDKYPILQLLTFSIVLIFALEMLSRRSIFKGLGFVIANPLMFIFNVLIVLLTLSLTMMFSRKSFLLVLILTIWFGLGMINFVLLGFRTTPLTAIDFYILKSVFGIIHIYLNPFQIILILLIGVVVIVAMIYLWKKMPKNKVQVRMPLIYLCVVAVSMFMVSNISFKVSALSSNFGNLAEAYSEYGFAYCFSTSLFDRGINEPDEYSEENIEAVFKIIESESNKTTNNLEGGNIAGARPNIVMVQLESFFDVNLLLDFSFSENPIPNFTQLKKTYSSGYLTVPSIGAGTANTEFEIITGMNIEHFGAGEYPYKTILQSTTCESICFNLDELGYHSHAIHNNTGTFYDRNAVFQKLGFDSYSSIEYMNNVEYNPLGWAKDNVLTTEILKALNAKETQDFIYAISVQPHGKYPDTIVDENQKIKVILDPSKRQLEENGSKKNNPESNSLEDYTEDTDSEKSDIEEIDIDESYMIGFDYFVNQLAETDKFIGELIDELSVYDEPTVVVFYGDHLPAMSFENGHLVNNNKFQTEYILWSNFPMEQTNRDLNAYQLNAYVMERLGYDEGILTKFHQTYEGEPDYQEELEILQYDMLYGDRNVFQGENPYIEKTIQMGVFEVVVTNVLEKGEVIFIEGENFTPWSVVYIEEEPMETLYIDENTLIVPYEIFTDQGIYVAQVSDNNKILSQSKEWKSIN
- a CDS encoding YdiU family protein, which codes for MKDRKEIIEIGWNLDNSYARLPKSFFTSLKPSPVRLPKLIILNSELAIYLGLNDQGLQSNDGVAVLAGNQVPQSALPLAQAYAGHQFGYFTMLGDGRAMLIGEQLSPLGQRFDIQLKGSGRTPYSRRGDGRAALGPMLREYIISEAMHALGIATTRSLAVVTTGESIIRETEQPGAILTRVAASHLRVGTFEYVSKWGTIQDLRTLADYTVQRHFPDVDIDINKYLILLQEVIKRQAVLIAKWQLVGFIHGVMNTDNMALSGETIDYGPCAFMDTYDPETVFSSIDIQGRYAYGNQPYIAGWNLTRFAETLLPLLHDNQEQAVKLAQDAISDFTKLYHSNWLAGMRAKLGLFNEEPQDEALIEDLLSMMKKYRVDYTNTFLALTFDKPEDTLLYGTTDFVQWKEQWQARLGRQQELKDTSYQLMRNNNPGLIPRNHQVEAALEVAVKQGDYSVMERLLDALSNPYAHDIKHAYYSTPQTTTTCPYRTFCGT
- a CDS encoding ATP-dependent DNA helicase, giving the protein MSVTMKTLFDYDKKEEFPVKLAEWIGQVFYDILPEHGYEVREEQIFTAFQLADAVCKRNVHLAEAGPGTGKTFAYLLTAIAYARFSGKPVVIACATTALQEQLSGPKGDILTLAHILGLEIDARMAKDPRQYICDARVNESESLLFDKSNTMSNEIHQWLAKTNRGERSEMPLVPDRVWKQIGWDEYMSCDMCSSRGYCKLVKAREHYRPARDLIIADHGIFFDDLWTRDERIADGKLPILPSYAAVIFDEGHKVILPAAMHAGEQIIKEDIDTITVSIEHIQGARESLISITDALEQASSDFFSKLHQCVIPDESSNRLALKVDDTLLKVANTFHKALDHLLLEFQIEQELYIESLPAYLLQTYEAQIERATIALSRFYRNQSRDVIAWLDQQDGSFWVVPKNIGKMLDNYLFQKGLPVVFTSATLSNEGDFGYFTRALGLNKPSCSTVGSSFDMKNQVIVYLTENLSNTNNDDKFSLGMKKLISLLEKNEGRALVLTNSLEEVRKIRMGFKDYQLPFEVLWEDKGERGYLVRKFREEVSSVLIGANFWEGIDVPGEALNLLIVWQLPFPSQDPLIEQQRKVAKEEGLDPMKTVDYPEMGLKLKQGCGRLIRTKDDQGAIAIIEPVIGTPWEEVVMGALPPGAIIKN